From a single Paenibacillus sp. FSL R5-0345 genomic region:
- a CDS encoding histidine kinase N-terminal 7TM domain-containing diguanylate cyclase, whose protein sequence is MGSVISNYIVIVAISGVLSVLLALFAYYKKTDFLGIRAFVISSCTSAIYTFGFALELSGKTLEEMSFWIKVEYLGMPFIAPASLIMVMHFVGLESLFKKSMRAALYIIPFITTLMVWTNDYHHLFYKSIYLRDNTPSPLVDVVMGPWYIVHGSFTFGCLLAAICLMLWQWNRMKRVYRRQIVTILIGLSLPTLGSFLYLMGLTPYGMDPVPIIMSITSTLYIWSILSRGMLTAAPIARENLFESMRDGVLVTDRSDMLVDYNRAAADMIEGLNSSAIGKPLAQLFLNAGKDALSYVMDTEPLLREEREVAWNKGDEICYYQIRSSPVQKQGGYLAGQMIMLIDVTERILLQDKLRQLATMDSLTGIYNRTYFLELSRGLLIQSASDRSSLSIILLDVDFFKSINDRFGHQYGDQALQHIVEVCNRHMREGDIFGRYGGEEFVICLPGTSLKQAASLCDTIRADIEHSTLHTMIGPIHVTASFGVVEALSPEDTLEELLSEADHALYSAKRNGRNAVHLSQRSEITLFKPI, encoded by the coding sequence ATGGGATCTGTAATTTCGAATTATATTGTTATTGTGGCTATATCAGGTGTTCTGAGTGTCTTACTAGCCCTTTTCGCCTATTATAAGAAAACTGATTTCTTAGGAATCAGAGCCTTTGTTATAAGCTCCTGCACTTCCGCGATTTATACCTTCGGCTTCGCGCTAGAGCTGTCGGGAAAAACACTGGAGGAAATGAGTTTTTGGATTAAGGTAGAGTACTTGGGGATGCCTTTTATAGCGCCGGCGAGCCTTATCATGGTAATGCATTTCGTGGGACTGGAAAGTCTATTTAAAAAGAGCATGCGAGCAGCGCTGTACATCATACCGTTCATCACAACACTGATGGTGTGGACCAATGATTATCACCATCTCTTCTATAAGTCCATTTATTTGCGAGACAACACCCCCTCCCCACTCGTTGATGTAGTAATGGGTCCTTGGTATATCGTTCACGGCAGCTTTACCTTTGGCTGTCTACTGGCAGCCATCTGCCTCATGTTATGGCAGTGGAATCGGATGAAACGGGTATACCGCAGACAAATCGTTACCATTCTAATTGGACTAAGCCTCCCAACGTTAGGCTCTTTTTTATATTTGATGGGCCTGACTCCTTACGGCATGGATCCCGTTCCGATCATTATGAGTATCACCTCCACCCTATATATCTGGTCTATCCTATCAAGAGGCATGTTAACAGCCGCACCTATCGCTCGTGAGAATTTGTTCGAAAGTATGAGAGACGGGGTGCTTGTCACCGATCGTTCGGACATGCTCGTCGATTACAATCGCGCAGCCGCGGATATGATAGAAGGACTTAATTCCTCGGCGATTGGCAAACCGCTGGCACAACTGTTTCTTAATGCAGGTAAAGATGCCTTGTCCTATGTTATGGATACAGAGCCGCTGCTACGCGAAGAACGGGAAGTGGCTTGGAACAAAGGAGACGAGATTTGTTACTATCAGATTCGATCCTCTCCCGTACAGAAACAAGGGGGATACTTAGCAGGACAAATGATCATGCTGATTGACGTAACTGAACGAATACTACTTCAAGATAAGCTGCGTCAATTGGCAACGATGGACAGTCTGACGGGGATTTATAACCGTACCTATTTTTTGGAGCTGAGCAGAGGGCTTCTAATTCAGTCCGCGAGCGATCGGAGTTCATTATCAATTATTCTGCTGGATGTAGACTTCTTCAAAAGTATTAATGATCGATTCGGACATCAATATGGAGATCAAGCCCTTCAGCACATTGTTGAGGTATGCAACAGACATATGCGGGAAGGTGACATCTTCGGCCGTTATGGCGGTGAGGAATTTGTGATCTGTCTTCCGGGCACATCCTTAAAGCAAGCCGCATCTCTCTGTGATACCATCCGTGCGGATATCGAGCATAGTACATTACATACCATGATCGGCCCTATTCATGTGACTGCCAGTTTCGGAGTCGTAGAGGCCTTAAGCCCAGAAGATACACTGGAAGAGCTGCTGTCAGAGGCCGACCATGCCCTGTACAGTGCCAAACGAAACGGGCGTAACGCCGTCCATCTGTCCCAGAGATCAGAAATTACACTTTTCAAGCCTATATAA
- a CDS encoding alpha-amylase, with protein MMRNHTMMQFFEWHVAADGKHWDRLKETASALKAVGIDSVWVPPVTKAVSADDTGYGVYDLYDLGEYDQKGTVRTKYGTKQALIEAISECQKNGIAVYVDLVMNHKAGADEKEVFQVIEVDPNDRMKEISKPFEIEGWTKFTFPGRGDEHSSFKWNHNHFNGTDFDAKSGRTGVFRIAGENKTWNQNVDDEFGNYDYLMFANIDYSHPEVKKEMIQWGKWLVDTLHCSGFRLDAIKHINHEFVKEFAVEMFNKCEKDFYIVGEFWNSDLESCRQFLNTVDYKIDLFDVSLHYKLHSASLGGRNFDLTKILDDTLVQTHPTNAVTFVDNHDSQPHEALESWVDDWFKQSAYALILLRRDGYPVVFYGDYYGIEGPTPVAGKKAAIDPLLYTRYHKAYGEQKDYFDHPNTIGWTRLGVKEIEHSGCAVVISNGENGQKRMFVGEQRAGEVWVDFTHNHKATITIEKEGWATFPVNGGSVSVWALPDAEVDEK; from the coding sequence ATAATGAGGAACCATACAATGATGCAATTTTTTGAATGGCATGTCGCTGCGGATGGGAAACACTGGGATCGCCTGAAAGAAACAGCTTCCGCACTAAAAGCCGTAGGCATTGATTCTGTTTGGGTACCTCCTGTGACAAAGGCCGTCTCCGCCGACGATACAGGCTATGGCGTGTATGATCTATACGATCTGGGCGAATATGACCAAAAAGGTACGGTACGCACCAAATATGGCACCAAACAAGCACTGATTGAAGCCATTTCGGAATGTCAAAAAAACGGCATTGCCGTGTACGTTGATTTGGTCATGAATCACAAGGCAGGAGCGGATGAAAAGGAAGTCTTCCAGGTGATCGAGGTCGACCCTAATGACCGGATGAAAGAAATCTCCAAGCCTTTCGAGATAGAGGGCTGGACTAAATTCACCTTCCCCGGCCGCGGTGATGAACACTCTTCCTTTAAATGGAATCACAATCATTTTAACGGCACTGACTTTGACGCCAAATCGGGGCGAACAGGTGTATTCCGTATCGCAGGCGAGAATAAAACATGGAACCAGAATGTGGACGACGAGTTCGGCAACTACGATTATCTGATGTTCGCAAATATTGATTACAGTCATCCAGAAGTCAAAAAAGAAATGATCCAATGGGGAAAATGGCTGGTGGACACGCTTCACTGCAGCGGCTTTCGTTTAGATGCCATCAAGCATATCAATCATGAGTTTGTGAAAGAATTCGCGGTCGAAATGTTTAATAAATGTGAGAAGGATTTCTATATCGTGGGCGAGTTCTGGAATTCGGATTTAGAATCCTGCCGGCAATTTCTAAATACCGTCGACTATAAGATCGACCTCTTCGATGTCTCCCTTCACTACAAGTTGCATTCAGCTTCCTTGGGGGGTAGAAACTTTGATTTAACCAAAATCCTCGACGACACACTAGTGCAGACCCATCCTACCAATGCCGTAACGTTCGTGGACAATCATGATTCTCAGCCCCATGAGGCTCTTGAATCGTGGGTAGATGACTGGTTCAAGCAAAGTGCTTATGCGCTTATCCTGCTGCGACGCGATGGATATCCTGTGGTCTTTTATGGAGATTATTATGGGATCGAGGGACCTACACCTGTGGCAGGCAAAAAAGCGGCGATTGATCCACTACTATATACCCGCTACCACAAGGCTTACGGTGAACAGAAGGATTACTTCGATCACCCGAACACGATTGGTTGGACCCGCCTCGGGGTGAAGGAGATTGAACACTCTGGATGCGCGGTTGTAATCAGTAACGGTGAGAACGGTCAGAAAAGAATGTTCGTAGGGGAACAACGTGCCGGTGAAGTATGGGTAGACTTTACTCATAATCACAAGGCGACCATAACGATTGAAAAAGAGGGCTGGGCGACCTTCCCGGTCAACGGTGGCAGCGTATCTGTCTGGGCTCTGCCTGATGCAGAAGTCGACGAAAAATAA
- the mprF gene encoding bifunctional lysylphosphatidylglycerol flippase/synthetase MprF — protein sequence MHSKQQTLERFKIVRLFLSIYRIRAVRALFPVAIIALVYWEGQHELKQVHLGLIMRELRRLPTSAVLQMIGFALLAVAVMSAYDYLIRAHFRLKVGLWDTFRYGWIANTFNNLIGFAGLAGVGLRTLMYKKSGVPTSVLTPAIVFLSPLMITGLSLLSWANIFGLLPATALLEEHHWLVFAVWGMALYLPFFVFVQRSSLYAKWINRGKGRTPWLTVVASVGASFLEWSFAGVTFWTISSHLLHDVHFPVIFGIFTIAAIAGILSMAPGGIGAFDLIALLGLTQLEFKSDQAMAVLVVFRLFYYLIPWLIGLVLAALEFGLQGKKGQDRSAPGFEPSLNIWQKIWGWPGQYTFLSDLGVWALGKLVLASGLILLLSTATPGLLYRLKITEEILSFPIMQLSHHLSVLIGFMLILLSRGITLRVRSAYIWTSALLFSGSIFAVAKGFDYEEALFLLLVALILWISRSRFYRISAPVSRQSTIWWLALTSVIALSYYLLGSHVHRGFLKHLPPGVQPEWLQRHSDVAFTAVGGLAFSWIILTLLITLRPHRKPEELFGNFDMARLERFLGEFQGNPLTHMLFLGDKSFFWAQDGKVLLAFARVRDKLVVLGDPLGDRGLMNEAISEFRQAADKYGLVVVFYQATPEFLSIYHEQGYHFFKLGEEALVTLDTFTLSGKKNSDLRSVCNRFEREGYTFEVAEVPHNEDLFKELRSVSDEWLNGRTEKGYSLGWFNKPYLQLAPIALLRNAKGTILAFASIAYGYDQGMTLSIDLMRHRKNVPNGTMDYLFVRLLEWAKSKGYHRFNLGNAPLSSVGENAGALKEEKLAHLVFKRGGHWYGFVGLRRYKEKFSPEWEPRYLAYPASIALPILTLDLVRLVSRHPKAEE from the coding sequence ATGCATTCAAAACAACAGACATTAGAAAGATTTAAAATTGTAAGGCTGTTCTTATCCATATACCGGATACGGGCGGTGAGAGCTCTCTTTCCAGTGGCTATCATAGCGCTGGTGTATTGGGAGGGACAGCATGAGCTGAAGCAGGTCCATTTAGGACTTATCATGCGTGAATTAAGAAGATTACCTACGTCCGCTGTCTTGCAAATGATCGGATTCGCACTTCTCGCAGTAGCTGTCATGAGTGCCTATGATTATTTGATTCGGGCACATTTCCGTTTAAAAGTAGGGCTCTGGGACACCTTCCGTTATGGCTGGATTGCTAATACGTTTAATAATTTGATTGGTTTTGCGGGTCTGGCTGGAGTAGGTTTACGGACGTTGATGTATAAAAAAAGCGGTGTGCCAACTTCCGTCCTAACGCCGGCAATCGTGTTTCTTTCACCGCTAATGATAACCGGGTTATCTTTACTTTCTTGGGCAAATATCTTTGGCCTGCTGCCGGCAACGGCATTGCTCGAAGAGCATCATTGGTTAGTATTTGCGGTATGGGGTATGGCGCTTTATTTGCCGTTTTTCGTGTTTGTACAGCGCTCGTCGCTTTATGCAAAGTGGATTAACCGGGGAAAGGGCAGAACGCCATGGCTTACAGTTGTTGCCTCTGTGGGTGCTTCCTTTCTAGAATGGAGTTTTGCCGGGGTAACCTTTTGGACAATCAGTAGCCATCTCTTGCACGATGTGCATTTTCCAGTCATATTCGGCATCTTTACAATAGCGGCTATTGCGGGCATCTTGAGTATGGCACCTGGCGGTATCGGTGCTTTTGACCTTATCGCATTGCTGGGTCTTACGCAGCTTGAATTCAAAAGTGATCAGGCTATGGCAGTGCTTGTCGTTTTTAGATTGTTCTATTATCTCATTCCGTGGTTGATCGGATTGGTGCTTGCTGCATTGGAGTTTGGTTTGCAAGGAAAAAAGGGACAAGATCGTTCAGCCCCCGGGTTTGAACCCTCTCTTAACATATGGCAAAAGATATGGGGTTGGCCAGGGCAGTATACTTTTCTGAGCGATCTTGGTGTGTGGGCTCTAGGCAAGCTTGTACTAGCTAGCGGGCTTATTCTCTTACTATCAACAGCTACACCTGGATTGTTGTATAGGCTGAAGATTACAGAGGAAATATTGTCATTCCCGATCATGCAGCTTTCACATCATTTATCTGTACTTATTGGTTTTATGCTCATTTTGTTGTCGCGAGGTATTACATTAAGGGTCCGTAGCGCATACATTTGGACCAGTGCTCTACTATTTTCTGGGTCTATATTTGCGGTAGCTAAAGGCTTTGATTATGAAGAGGCGCTGTTTCTGCTTCTCGTTGCACTCATTCTGTGGATCTCCAGATCCCGGTTCTACCGGATTAGTGCTCCCGTTAGCAGACAGAGTACGATCTGGTGGCTTGCTCTTACTTCGGTAATTGCCCTAAGCTACTATCTATTGGGAAGCCATGTACATCGTGGCTTTCTGAAGCATCTCCCACCCGGTGTGCAGCCAGAGTGGCTGCAACGGCATAGTGATGTTGCATTTACGGCTGTAGGGGGGCTAGCTTTCTCTTGGATCATTCTTACTTTACTGATCACTCTCAGACCTCACCGTAAGCCAGAGGAACTATTCGGAAACTTTGATATGGCAAGGCTGGAACGTTTTCTAGGGGAGTTTCAAGGCAATCCCTTAACTCATATGTTGTTTTTGGGTGATAAAAGCTTCTTCTGGGCGCAAGACGGCAAAGTGCTGCTCGCTTTCGCCAGAGTTAGGGATAAACTTGTCGTCCTTGGTGATCCATTGGGAGATAGAGGCCTCATGAATGAGGCGATCAGTGAATTTAGGCAAGCTGCGGATAAATACGGTCTGGTAGTAGTTTTTTATCAGGCTACACCTGAATTTTTATCGATCTATCATGAGCAGGGATATCACTTTTTCAAGCTGGGGGAAGAGGCGTTGGTAACGCTCGATACCTTCACGCTCAGTGGCAAGAAGAACAGTGATTTGCGCAGCGTATGCAACCGGTTTGAACGGGAAGGGTATACCTTTGAAGTTGCAGAGGTACCGCACAATGAAGATTTATTTAAAGAGCTGAGATCCGTTTCAGATGAATGGCTGAATGGGCGCACCGAAAAAGGGTATTCGCTGGGCTGGTTTAACAAGCCCTATCTACAGCTGGCTCCGATCGCGCTGCTGCGGAATGCCAAGGGGACAATACTGGCATTTGCTTCTATTGCATATGGGTATGATCAGGGCATGACCCTATCGATTGATCTGATGCGCCATCGAAAGAATGTGCCGAACGGAACGATGGATTACTTATTTGTCCGTTTGCTAGAATGGGCGAAATCTAAGGGATATCATCGATTTAATCTAGGTAATGCGCCTCTGTCCAGTGTAGGCGAGAATGCTGGGGCCTTGAAAGAGGAGAAGCTGGCTCATCTCGTATTTAAAAGAGGGGGGCATTGGTACGGCTTTGTCGGACTTCGCCGATACAAAGAAAAGTTCAGTCCGGAGTGGGAACCGCGTTACTTGGCTTATCCGGCTTCCATAGCGTTGCCGATCTTGACGCTGGATCTGGTGAGATTAGTATCCCGCCATCCAAAGGCGGAGGAATAG
- a CDS encoding FlxA-like family protein, producing the protein MSISAVSGSTSYTTSTSSTTDTSALEKQKAKLEAELDKIDASSDDEKTKETKTKQIEQQIKTIEAQISQKSQSSTSTAGSGVEAPAKPANNALAAASPQEIATATTDSKGRFDIRV; encoded by the coding sequence ATGAGTATATCAGCAGTTTCAGGTTCCACATCGTATACCACCTCGACATCAAGCACTACAGATACCAGTGCGCTTGAGAAACAAAAAGCGAAGCTGGAAGCTGAACTAGACAAGATTGATGCCAGCTCAGACGATGAAAAGACCAAAGAAACGAAGACGAAGCAAATTGAGCAACAGATCAAAACCATCGAGGCACAAATTTCACAAAAGTCTCAGAGCAGCACTTCCACCGCAGGTAGTGGAGTAGAGGCACCTGCCAAACCAGCGAACAATGCGCTTGCTGCAGCAAGTCCGCAAGAGATCGCTACCGCAACAACGGATAGTAAAGGCAGATTTGATATTCGAGTATAA
- a CDS encoding multidrug effflux MFS transporter, with protein sequence MIGIQKGNTLTADGPSRKQRLQLAVILGSITTIGPLSIDMYLPALPTLVADFGTTAALVQLSLTFFLLGLASGQLVAGPLSDVYGRRRPLLIGMFIYAVSSVLCAFSPSIGLLIGLRFIQGLAGSVGVVVSRAAVRDLYSGSELTKFFSLLMIVNGLGPILAPVIGGQLLRVTTWQGIFLVLFAAGIIFCLTILLRLPETLPKERRSKSGLKGTLLTFRVLLGNRKFMGYALSQGFVTASMFAYISGSSFVLQNIFAVTPQVYSLIFAMNGIGIIITGQIAGRLAGKVSETKLLLSGLLLCTMGGILLLLTILVGGGLIPILICLFAVVSSVGIVGATSFSLAMQDQGETAGSASALIGLIPLLLGSCVAPLVGLGGVESALPMAIVIACTGVLSILSYLLLVRRGKASA encoded by the coding sequence ATGATTGGAATTCAAAAGGGTAATACGCTTACCGCTGATGGACCGTCACGGAAGCAGAGACTGCAGCTCGCTGTGATTCTTGGCTCCATTACAACCATCGGCCCGCTGTCGATTGATATGTATTTGCCGGCACTGCCTACGCTTGTCGCGGATTTCGGTACGACTGCTGCTTTAGTGCAGCTTAGTCTGACCTTTTTTTTGTTGGGACTAGCTTCAGGTCAGTTGGTAGCTGGACCGCTGAGTGATGTATATGGCCGCCGCCGTCCGCTGCTTATAGGGATGTTCATTTATGCTGTTTCCTCAGTATTATGTGCCTTTAGTCCTTCGATCGGACTGCTGATCGGTTTGCGGTTTATTCAAGGTCTTGCTGGCTCAGTAGGTGTGGTTGTCTCCAGAGCGGCTGTTCGTGATTTATATAGTGGCTCTGAGCTCACGAAGTTCTTCTCGCTATTGATGATTGTGAATGGTCTCGGGCCGATATTAGCTCCGGTTATTGGAGGTCAGCTGTTAAGAGTGACCACATGGCAAGGGATATTCCTCGTATTATTTGCTGCCGGAATTATTTTTTGTTTAACGATTTTATTGCGCTTGCCGGAGACACTGCCGAAGGAGCGACGCTCTAAGAGCGGGCTGAAGGGTACGCTGCTTACTTTCCGAGTATTACTGGGCAACCGTAAGTTTATGGGTTATGCCTTGTCTCAAGGTTTTGTAACGGCATCTATGTTCGCTTATATTTCAGGTTCTTCTTTTGTATTGCAAAATATTTTTGCGGTTACCCCGCAGGTATATAGTCTGATTTTTGCTATGAATGGGATCGGGATTATTATTACGGGTCAAATTGCCGGCAGACTTGCTGGTAAGGTAAGTGAGACTAAGCTGCTGCTTAGTGGACTATTGCTCTGTACGATGGGAGGTATCTTGCTGCTGCTGACGATTCTAGTAGGAGGAGGATTAATCCCAATTCTGATCTGTCTATTTGCAGTTGTCTCCAGTGTGGGGATTGTCGGAGCGACCAGCTTCTCATTGGCGATGCAAGATCAAGGCGAAACTGCAGGCAGTGCCTCGGCGTTAATCGGTTTAATTCCTCTACTGTTAGGTAGCTGTGTAGCGCCACTTGTTGGTCTTGGGGGAGTTGAGTCAGCACTTCCGATGGCCATAGTGATAGCATGTACTGGAGTTCTCTCCATTTTGTCTTATCTGCTGCTTGTTAGACGGGGAAAAGCCAGCGCCTAG
- a CDS encoding alpha/beta hydrolase: MIHVFHKGKDVTKPTLVLFHGTGGNEQDLLPLAGLLSPDSSVLGIRGNVLENGMPRFFRRLAEGVFDEADLIFRTHELKQFLDDAAAQYGFDADNLVAVGYSNGANIAGSLLFHYKDIFRAAILLHPMVPLRNITLPSLEGVSIFIGAGTNDPLIASSETEDLEITLQNAGAEVTTHWGNQGHRLSVAEAEAARDWLQMRSTSTNA; this comes from the coding sequence ATGATTCATGTATTCCATAAAGGTAAAGATGTAACGAAACCCACGCTTGTATTATTCCATGGTACTGGAGGCAATGAGCAAGACTTGCTGCCGCTCGCCGGGTTATTATCTCCCGATTCATCAGTGCTGGGCATCAGAGGAAATGTACTTGAGAATGGAATGCCGAGGTTCTTCCGACGGCTGGCTGAAGGGGTATTTGATGAGGCGGATCTAATCTTCCGTACGCATGAGCTCAAGCAGTTTCTGGATGATGCCGCCGCACAGTACGGATTCGATGCTGACAATCTGGTAGCCGTGGGTTACTCTAACGGTGCGAACATTGCGGGTAGCTTGCTGTTTCATTATAAGGATATTTTCCGCGCTGCCATTCTACTGCATCCAATGGTGCCGCTCCGCAATATTACGCTTCCTTCGTTGGAAGGCGTGTCTATCTTCATTGGAGCAGGCACGAATGATCCACTCATTGCTTCTTCGGAGACTGAGGATTTGGAGATTACTTTGCAGAACGCAGGTGCAGAGGTTACAACACATTGGGGTAATCAAGGTCATCGTCTGAGTGTTGCTGAGGCTGAAGCCGCCAGAGATTGGTTGCAGATGCGCAGCACATCCACAAATGCATAA
- a CDS encoding ring-cleaving dioxygenase, producing MTLQTAGIHHITAFVGDAQRNVDFYAGILGLRLVKKTINFDAPEVYHLYFGNEAGAPGTIITFFPSPVGRKGRIGSGQVGVTTYAVPVGSLAFWEQRLAAYQISVTLKNRISESYLSFADYDGLRIELVEREEGPLSKWSFGGVPTEHAIKGFGGAVLYSNDPLQTAETLVHTMGMEHIADGDGYSRYRTTGNSGNIIDLKTTPVPQGAGGTGTVHHIAWRAQDDAEQLEWAHHVQSHGHHPTPVQDRQYFNAIYFRERGGILFEIATDPPGFARDEAADALGEKLMLPSWYEPHRAVIEENLSPIQIREIEVKQG from the coding sequence ATGACACTTCAAACTGCAGGAATCCATCATATTACCGCTTTTGTTGGAGATGCTCAGCGTAATGTTGACTTCTACGCCGGCATTCTGGGACTACGGCTTGTGAAGAAGACGATTAATTTTGACGCTCCGGAAGTCTATCATTTATATTTTGGAAATGAGGCAGGTGCTCCGGGAACGATTATTACTTTTTTCCCTTCACCTGTAGGGCGTAAAGGAAGAATCGGCAGTGGTCAGGTTGGTGTAACGACTTACGCGGTACCGGTAGGCTCTCTGGCATTCTGGGAACAGCGTCTTGCCGCATATCAAATTTCAGTTACCCTTAAAAATAGAATCTCGGAATCTTATCTATCCTTTGCTGATTATGACGGTTTGCGCATTGAACTGGTGGAACGTGAGGAAGGGCCGCTTAGTAAATGGTCTTTCGGTGGGGTTCCTACCGAGCATGCGATCAAAGGGTTTGGAGGCGCTGTACTCTATAGCAACGATCCGCTACAAACTGCAGAAACGCTTGTCCATACGATGGGAATGGAGCATATCGCTGACGGAGATGGATACAGTCGTTATAGAACTACTGGCAATTCGGGTAATATTATTGATCTAAAGACAACACCGGTTCCGCAAGGAGCAGGAGGTACTGGTACCGTTCACCATATCGCTTGGCGTGCACAAGATGATGCTGAGCAGCTGGAATGGGCGCATCATGTACAGAGTCATGGACATCATCCGACACCGGTTCAAGACCGCCAATACTTTAATGCGATCTATTTCCGCGAAAGAGGTGGAATCCTCTTCGAGATTGCTACGGACCCTCCGGGCTTTGCCCGTGATGAAGCCGCGGATGCGCTGGGTGAGAAGCTGATGCTGCCATCTTGGTATGAACCGCATCGTGCGGTCATCGAAGAAAATTTAAGTCCTATTCAAATAAGAGAAATTGAGGTGAAGCAGGGATGA
- a CDS encoding DoxX family protein: MISVGILLMRLVIGIAFIGHGAQKLFGWFGGYGPKGTGGWMESIGIKPGVTMAILAGIMELAGGFMFAAGLLTPVAAVLIVVTMLGAIIKVHAPNGFWSTSNGIEFPLTVLVVAAGIALTGPGSISLDALIFN, from the coding sequence ATGATAAGTGTAGGAATATTATTGATGAGATTAGTGATCGGGATTGCATTCATAGGACATGGTGCACAAAAGTTATTTGGATGGTTTGGGGGTTACGGCCCGAAGGGTACAGGTGGGTGGATGGAGTCCATCGGCATTAAACCGGGGGTTACAATGGCAATACTGGCAGGAATAATGGAGCTGGCAGGCGGATTCATGTTCGCGGCAGGCCTTCTGACACCTGTTGCAGCGGTGTTGATTGTTGTCACTATGCTGGGGGCTATCATTAAGGTTCATGCTCCAAATGGCTTCTGGTCTACTTCGAATGGAATTGAGTTTCCGCTTACGGTACTGGTAGTTGCTGCAGGTATAGCACTTACAGGGCCAGGTTCGATTTCTCTGGACGCATTGATTTTTAACTAA
- a CDS encoding MarR family winged helix-turn-helix transcriptional regulator has product MSSTEENVRNAENTTEMDQASSLKLFVVLSKAYRSLMDQAVKDMKSYGLASAEFMVLEVLYHRTRIPLQQIGEKILVTSGSITYNIDKLEKKGLLKRVPCSEDRRVTYAEITDAGRELFDQIFPRHVASIHDLMRGLDKDEKGQAIELLKKLGKGV; this is encoded by the coding sequence ATGAGTAGTACCGAAGAGAACGTACGTAATGCAGAGAATACTACGGAGATGGATCAGGCGTCTTCTTTAAAGTTATTTGTTGTATTATCTAAGGCTTATAGAAGCTTGATGGATCAAGCTGTGAAGGATATGAAGAGTTATGGGCTGGCATCTGCCGAGTTCATGGTGCTTGAGGTGCTGTATCACCGGACCCGTATTCCACTGCAACAGATCGGGGAGAAAATTCTCGTTACGAGTGGAAGCATCACCTATAATATCGATAAGCTGGAGAAGAAAGGTCTGCTGAAACGTGTGCCGTGTAGCGAGGACAGACGCGTGACCTATGCGGAGATTACGGATGCAGGGCGTGAGCTGTTCGATCAGATTTTTCCGCGTCATGTGGCTTCGATTCATGATTTGATGCGTGGACTGGATAAGGATGAGAAGGGGCAGGCTATCGAATTACTGAAGAAGCTAGGCAAAGGTGTATAG
- a CDS encoding futalosine hydrolase, whose amino-acid sequence MVEQQAGTRRVLIVTAVAAERDAVLRGLQGSDRFHVIAAGAGTAAAAAGTAAALAAGSYGCVISAGIGGGFPGVAPLGSLVVASEMIAADLGAETPEGFRSAAELGFGSVSVPADRGTVQAVSAALTAAGLTVSTGTVLTVSTATGTAETAAALIARHPTAVAEAMEGHGVAVAAEALGLPVLELRAISNPVGPRDRAAWKIGDAMEALTAAAAILLEVL is encoded by the coding sequence ATGGTGGAGCAACAAGCTGGAACGCGGCGCGTGCTGATCGTAACAGCCGTAGCCGCAGAGCGGGACGCGGTCCTGCGCGGCCTGCAAGGCAGCGACAGGTTCCATGTGATTGCTGCCGGCGCAGGTACGGCAGCAGCGGCGGCGGGAACCGCCGCGGCACTCGCAGCCGGGTCTTACGGCTGCGTAATCAGCGCTGGGATCGGCGGCGGGTTCCCCGGGGTGGCACCTTTAGGCTCGCTGGTCGTTGCCAGCGAGATGATTGCCGCCGACCTCGGGGCCGAGACGCCGGAGGGCTTCCGCAGCGCTGCCGAGCTCGGCTTCGGCAGCGTGTCCGTGCCGGCTGACCGCGGCACGGTGCAGGCGGTTTCGGCCGCGCTGACAGCGGCCGGACTGACCGTAAGCACGGGGACCGTGCTTACGGTCTCAACGGCGACCGGCACCGCGGAGACGGCCGCCGCCCTCATCGCGCGGCATCCTACTGCCGTCGCGGAGGCGATGGAAGGCCACGGAGTTGCCGTGGCCGCTGAAGCGCTGGGGCTCCCCGTACTGGAGCTCCGCGCTATTTCGAACCCGGTCGGTCCCCGCGACCGGGCTGCTTGGAAGATCGGCGATGCAATGGAAGCATTAACGGCGGCAGCCGCTATACTACTGGAGGTGCTGTAA